The following are encoded together in the Chromatiaceae bacterium genome:
- a CDS encoding H-NS histone family protein: MPPTENDTDLRSLNAQIAELQAQYEEIFKAEKAPVIQEINDLIKKYKIRPYELNFINSVNGGRRGKYVLPLIRDNIPRLYRSRQGKVWNGIGRRPEWVQKMLERGGNLEDYRVKL; the protein is encoded by the coding sequence ATGCCGCCTACTGAAAACGACACCGATCTGCGCTCGCTCAACGCCCAGATCGCCGAACTACAGGCCCAGTACGAAGAAATTTTTAAAGCGGAAAAAGCCCCAGTTATCCAAGAGATCAATGACCTAATCAAAAAATATAAAATCAGGCCCTACGAACTCAATTTCATCAATAGCGTCAACGGCGGACGTAGAGGTAAATATGTCTTACCCCTCATCAGGGATAACATCCCCCGACTTTACCGGAGCCGGCAAGGAAAGGTTTGGAATGGGATAGGACGGAGACCCGAGTGGGTGCAGAAGATGCTGGAGCGCGGCGGAAACCTGGAAGACTACCGGGTAAAGCTGTAA